Below is a window of Geomonas oryzisoli DNA.
CAAGGCCAGGATGTCAGGCAAATTCATGGGAAGCGGCGCCACCCAGGCGACTGCCACCTTCCGCCCCGAGGACAAGGGGCCGGACCTGGACCTCTACCTCAAAATCGACAACACGCAGCTGGTTTCGCTGAACGACCTGTTGCGCAGCTACGGCAACTTCGACGTCACTGCCGGCACCTTCTCGCTGGTCACGGAACTGCACGTGAAAAACAACAGGGTGAACGGTTACATCAAGCCCTTCTTCAAGGACATGAAGGTGTACGACCGGCGCCAGGACAAAAACAAAGGGTTCTTCCACCGGGTCTACGAAATGCTGGTCGGGGGGATCGCCAAGCTGCTGGAAAACAGGCCCCATGACCAGGTGGCGACTAAGGCGGACATTTCAGGTTCGCTGCAAAACCCGAAAACCAGCACTTGGCAGGTCGTGCTGGAACTGATCCGCAATGCCTTCATCAAAGCCATTCTGCCTACCTTCGAGAGGGACGTAAACGCGCTGGGCAAACACAAGTGATGCAACAGCAGCAGATTCCCAAGGGAAAAAGGAGGAAGTCATGAGGTTGATACTGCTTGTGATCGTGATCTTGCTGCTCGTCGGTTCACTCCCCACCTGGCCCTACAGCGCCGGATGGGGTTACTACCCAAGCGGGGGCTTGGGGCTGGTCCTGCTGATCCTGCTGATCCTGGTGCTATTGGGACGCATCTAGAGGGTCGCGCGCGGGACGAGGGAGGAGAAGGAGATGGCCAAATACGGGAAGAAGGCGCAGGAGACGGTGCACGAGGTGATGGACAAGTTCAAAAAGGGGGAGCTCAAAAGTGGTGGCAGTGGCAAAAAGGTGACCGACCGCAAGCAGGCGGTGGCCATCGGTCTTTCGGAGGCGCGCGAGAAGGGAGCCAAGGTGCCTGAGCCTCCGAAGAAGAAGTAAAACCAGGCACCGCAATCAGGCAGCACCAGAAAAGGAGGTTCATCATGGCAAAAAACACGGCAGTTTTCGGCATCTACCGCAGCCGCGACAGCGTAGAACAGGCAGTTGATTCGCTGCGCGCGGCGGACTTCCGCAACACCGACATCTCGGTCCTGTTCTCCGAGAACGTAGGCACCAAGGACTTCGCCCATGAAAAACACACCAAGGTCCCCGAAGGCTCGACGGCGGGCGCGGGCACCGGTGCGGTCATCGGCGGGGCCTTGGGGTGGCTTTCCGGCATCGGTGCCTTGGCCATCCCGGGTGTAGGTCCGTTCATCGCGGCAGGCCCGATCGTCGCGGCGCTGGCCGGTGTGGGCGCAGGCGGGGTGATCGGCGGCATCGCGGGGGCGCTCATCGGCATGGGCATCCCGGAGTACGAGGCCAAGCGGTACGAGGGTCGCGTGAAGGAAGGGGGCATCCTGCTTTCGGTCCACTGCGACAACGCGGACTGGAAAAAGCGCGCCATCGAGATCCTGAAGCAGACCGGTGCGACCGACATCGGGTCGGAAGGCGAGTCCAAGGCGGACTTCGCCAGCTCCGACAAGCCCAAGCCGAGGGGCATGGCATAGGAGCGGTACCTGACAAACAGGGCAGTTGCAACGTGGGGGCGAACGGAAGTTCGCCCCTACATGTATGAGTTCAAGCTATCGTGACGCCAAAAAGGAGACACGCAGATGCCTACCAGCCAAAAGCCGAGCGAGTCGCACAGCCATGCGGAGATGACCATCTTCGATGTGCTGAAACAGGACCACGAAAAGGCGCGTTACCTTTTCGACAAGGCGGAAAAAGCCGGGAGGAAGGAGATTTCATCGCTGCAGAAGCTCTTCTCCCAGTTGCAGGAAGAGCTCGAGCTGCACATGGAGGGAGAGGAACGCTTTTTCTACAGCGTCCTGGAGCAGAACGAGGAAATGCGCGACAAGGTGCTGCAGGCCTTCGAGGAGCACCAGGTGACCAAGACCATGCTGGGGACCTTCCAGTCCCTGGCGGTGGATGACGAGCGCTGGGTGGCGAAGTTGAAGGTACTGAGCGAGATCGTGGAGCACCACATGCAGGAAGAAGAAAAAGAGATTTTCAAACTCGCCCGGAAAGCACTGGGCAAGGAGCAGCAGCACGAAATCGCCCTGGCTTTTCAAAGAAGCAAGCGGGAGGGGCGCAAGCCCTCACGAGGAGCGCCGGTCGAGGGATAGCATAGACCACGGCAGACGGCAAGGGCGCCGCGTCAGTGTGAACTCACTGCCGCGGCGCCTTTTTTTTGTATGACTTTCGAAAAATCTTACTTGTGTGAGAGTTAATGTATGCTATAAAATGATTTCTAGCTCAGAGGTGTGACGCAGCAATGTCACAACTCGCCCCCTCTGGTCTCAAAACCTTCGCTTTCAGGCGCTATGAGCGCAGCAGTATCGGCTAAATAACGGTCTGTGACAGAGCTGGCCAAGCCGATATCGGGCAGTGGCAAAATGAGCTGAAGACTGTACTGTAGCAGAGCCAGGGTGATGAGTAATAGAAATATATATTAAAAATTTACTAATTTGTCGTGTGGGATAACCGCCGAATCACCACCCCACGTCTGACAGTGAAAGGACCCTGAATGGCAGTTTTTGGAGGCGCTATGCAAGACGCTGAGATTTTGCTGGTCGAAGATAACAGCAATTGCGAAGAACTCGCCTTGCGGGCCCTGAAAAAAGCGGGCTATGACAAGGTGACGGTTGCGCGCGACGGGGCCGAAGCGTTGGGGATGCTCCTGGGAGAGGGGACGCCCCCGGGCGAGCACCATGAACCCAATTTCGTACTGCTGGACATGAAGCTGCCGAAGATCGACGGCGTCGGGGTACTGCAGCGGTTGCGCAGCAACGACCGCACCAAGGCCCTCAAGGTCTTTGCCCTCTCCTCCTCGGAAGATCCCAAGGACCTGGAGCAGTGCAGGAGCCTGGGGGTGCTGGCCGTTCTGCCCAAGCCGCTCAATCCCGAGCTGCTCAAGCGGTGGCTGCACTGAAACGGCGCCACTGCCGGTTGTTATTCCGCTGAAATGGGGACGCTGAGCGCGTCCTCGATGACGATTTCCAATTCCGCCAGCGCGGTTTCCTTGAGCCCCAGCACCTGTGCCTCTCCAGAGGCGAAGAGCAGGACCGAAGGGTCGCGGTTCATTCCGATGCCCAGCTTCCGGCAGGCCAGGTTCGCGAGCCGCACCATGGCCAGCAGGACGTTCGCCTGGTCCCAGCGCTCCTGCTGGTGC
It encodes the following:
- a CDS encoding DUF3309 family protein, coding for MRLILLVIVILLLVGSLPTWPYSAGWGYYPSGGLGLVLLILLILVLLGRI
- a CDS encoding DUF6496 domain-containing protein, with protein sequence MAKYGKKAQETVHEVMDKFKKGELKSGGSGKKVTDRKQAVAIGLSEAREKGAKVPEPPKKK
- a CDS encoding quinol:electron acceptor oxidoreductase subunit ActD — translated: MAKNTAVFGIYRSRDSVEQAVDSLRAADFRNTDISVLFSENVGTKDFAHEKHTKVPEGSTAGAGTGAVIGGALGWLSGIGALAIPGVGPFIAAGPIVAALAGVGAGGVIGGIAGALIGMGIPEYEAKRYEGRVKEGGILLSVHCDNADWKKRAIEILKQTGATDIGSEGESKADFASSDKPKPRGMA
- a CDS encoding response regulator translates to MQDAEILLVEDNSNCEELALRALKKAGYDKVTVARDGAEALGMLLGEGTPPGEHHEPNFVLLDMKLPKIDGVGVLQRLRSNDRTKALKVFALSSSEDPKDLEQCRSLGVLAVLPKPLNPELLKRWLH
- a CDS encoding hemerythrin domain-containing protein — its product is MPTSQKPSESHSHAEMTIFDVLKQDHEKARYLFDKAEKAGRKEISSLQKLFSQLQEELELHMEGEERFFYSVLEQNEEMRDKVLQAFEEHQVTKTMLGTFQSLAVDDERWVAKLKVLSEIVEHHMQEEEKEIFKLARKALGKEQQHEIALAFQRSKREGRKPSRGAPVEG